In Streptomyces longhuiensis, the following proteins share a genomic window:
- a CDS encoding class I adenylate-forming enzyme family protein: MTVVHDSLVAAWKARVAKNPGAAALRYFDGALSAQDVDAASDALAAAFEARGTRRGDRVGVYLQNIPQYALVLLALWKLGATALGLNPMYRRHELRRIIDDAGAIGIVCADADAEETLGTLEGSTVRWLISTSALDYQSRNDARVFATTERPAPAPDGDLAALIEEFGGSRPTPVQLTRDDVAFLTYTSGTTGPPKGAMNTHGNVLSVVATCGAWTGLSDGDVVLAIAPLFHITGAVVNAAISLLTDTTLVLTGRFHPEAVLEAIAEHGVTFTIGSITAYNAIYELPHAQPRHFASVKTLYSGGAPIPPATVERFQERFGVYIYNGYGMTETTSAVIAVPPGRRAPIHLPSGTLSIGLPLPHLTARVVDLHGRPVPSGEQGELELSGPQVVPGYWRKAEATAQTMPEGRLRTGDVAIIDEQGWVYLVDRLKDQINVSGYKVWPREVEDALYEHPAVLEAAVIGQPDDYRGETVVAYVSLKTGQSATQEELIAFSRGRLAAYKCPRQVHVIADLPKTQSGKIRRAELRKAGSTGPSSPSKD; this comes from the coding sequence ATGACGGTCGTCCACGACTCTCTTGTGGCCGCATGGAAAGCACGGGTAGCGAAGAATCCGGGCGCCGCGGCGCTGCGCTACTTCGACGGCGCCCTGTCCGCGCAGGACGTGGACGCGGCGTCGGACGCCCTCGCGGCCGCGTTCGAAGCCCGCGGAACCCGGCGAGGTGACCGCGTCGGCGTATACCTGCAGAACATCCCTCAGTACGCGCTCGTGCTGCTGGCCTTGTGGAAGCTGGGTGCCACGGCCCTGGGGCTCAACCCGATGTACCGGCGGCACGAACTTCGCCGAATCATCGACGACGCCGGGGCGATCGGGATCGTGTGCGCGGATGCCGACGCCGAGGAGACGCTCGGCACCCTTGAGGGAAGCACGGTCCGGTGGCTGATCAGCACGTCGGCGCTGGACTACCAGTCACGCAACGATGCGCGGGTCTTCGCGACGACGGAACGCCCCGCCCCGGCGCCGGACGGCGACCTCGCGGCACTGATCGAGGAGTTCGGCGGTTCCCGGCCCACACCGGTGCAACTGACCCGTGACGACGTCGCGTTCCTGACCTACACCTCTGGAACGACCGGACCGCCGAAGGGTGCCATGAACACCCACGGCAACGTCCTCAGCGTGGTGGCGACCTGCGGCGCGTGGACCGGCCTGAGCGACGGGGACGTCGTGCTCGCCATCGCTCCGCTGTTCCACATCACCGGCGCCGTGGTCAACGCGGCCATCTCGCTGCTCACGGACACCACGCTCGTCCTCACGGGCCGGTTCCACCCCGAGGCCGTCCTGGAAGCCATCGCCGAGCACGGGGTGACCTTCACGATCGGCTCCATCACGGCGTATAACGCCATCTACGAGCTGCCACACGCACAGCCGAGGCACTTCGCGTCGGTGAAAACCCTGTACTCCGGAGGTGCGCCGATCCCGCCGGCGACCGTCGAGCGGTTCCAGGAACGATTCGGCGTCTACATCTACAACGGCTACGGCATGACCGAGACGACCTCCGCCGTCATCGCCGTGCCTCCGGGACGCAGGGCACCGATCCACCTGCCCAGCGGAACCCTGTCCATCGGGCTGCCTCTGCCGCACCTCACCGCGCGCGTCGTGGACCTGCACGGCCGCCCGGTGCCCAGCGGAGAGCAGGGCGAACTCGAGTTGAGCGGGCCACAGGTGGTCCCCGGATATTGGAGGAAGGCCGAGGCCACCGCGCAGACCATGCCGGAGGGCCGGTTGCGTACCGGCGACGTCGCCATCATCGACGAGCAAGGCTGGGTCTACCTCGTGGACCGGCTCAAGGACCAGATCAACGTGTCCGGCTACAAGGTCTGGCCACGCGAGGTCGAGGACGCGCTGTACGAGCACCCGGCGGTGCTCGAGGCCGCCGTCATCGGGCAGCCGGACGACTACCGCGGCGAAACCGTCGTCGCCTACGTCTCCCTCAAGACGGGCCAGAGCGCTACGCAGGAGGAGCTGATCGCCTTCTCCCGCGGCCGCCTGGCGGCCTACAAGTGCCCCCGCCAGGTCCACGTCATCGCCGACCTGCCCAAGACCCAGAGCGGCAAGATCCGGCGCGCCGAACTCCGCAAGGCCGGCAGCACCGGACCGTCCTCCCCGTCAAAGGACTGA
- a CDS encoding TetR/AcrR family transcriptional regulator, with translation MDARVAWRTYSASGLPPILETALACFMEHGYHGTTIRTVASRAELSVPGLYYHYASKQALLVAIVSYAMDDLWERSTAALEEAGTDIQRRLDLLVECLVLFHAYRRDLAFIAYSEIRSLTGEARTTYIAARDRQQRLMDHVIEDGVAQKVFTTAYPREVSRAIVTMCTGVSQWYRAEGEHTPQALAERYRAMTRMTVGAP, from the coding sequence ATGGATGCCAGGGTGGCCTGGAGGACGTACTCAGCCAGCGGACTGCCGCCCATCCTCGAGACTGCGCTGGCCTGTTTCATGGAGCACGGCTACCACGGGACAACGATCCGGACGGTGGCCTCCCGGGCGGAGCTCTCCGTGCCGGGGCTGTACTACCACTACGCATCGAAACAGGCACTACTCGTCGCGATCGTCTCTTATGCCATGGACGACCTGTGGGAACGCAGCACCGCGGCCTTGGAGGAGGCCGGCACCGACATCCAGCGGAGGCTGGACCTGCTCGTGGAGTGCCTCGTGCTGTTCCACGCCTATCGGCGGGACCTCGCGTTCATCGCCTACAGCGAGATCCGCAGCCTCACCGGAGAAGCCCGTACCACCTACATAGCCGCCCGCGACCGCCAGCAGCGCCTGATGGACCACGTGATCGAAGACGGTGTGGCGCAGAAGGTCTTCACCACCGCATATCCGCGTGAGGTCAGCAGGGCGATCGTCACCATGTGCACCGGCGTTTCCCAGTGGTACCGCGCAGAAGGCGAACACACCCCTCAAGCACTCGCAGAGCGGTACCGCGCCATGACCCGCATGACAGTCGGCGCACCGTGA
- a CDS encoding alpha/beta hydrolase, whose amino-acid sequence MTELPPPITPYLEPAAKELCEATDPHPRIYEVPPEKGRDILLGLQSDPSVPRPEVDEEWVDVDAGEWGTVRTRIIRPKGATGSLPVVFYIHGAGWVFGDDKTHDRLFRELAVGAGAAGVFPVYDRAPEAKYPTQVEQNYAVGQWVLEHGADHGLDTSRIAVTGESVGGCMSAVFALMNKERGGIDLKAQVLLYPVANADFDTPSYLQFAEGYYLTRDGMKWFWDAYTTDPTQRTEVHASPLQASLDQLRGLPTTLVITDEADVLRDEGEQYANKLREAGVDVTSVRVAGMVHDFLLLDSLRDTRAANVARTLAVDALRTALHDS is encoded by the coding sequence ATGACCGAGCTTCCCCCGCCGATCACCCCGTACCTGGAGCCCGCCGCGAAGGAGTTGTGCGAGGCGACCGATCCGCACCCGCGGATCTACGAGGTCCCCCCGGAGAAGGGCCGCGACATCCTGCTCGGCCTGCAGAGCGACCCGAGCGTGCCCCGCCCGGAGGTCGACGAGGAGTGGGTCGATGTGGACGCGGGCGAGTGGGGCACGGTCCGCACCCGGATCATCCGGCCCAAGGGGGCTACCGGCTCACTGCCGGTGGTGTTCTACATCCACGGCGCCGGCTGGGTCTTCGGCGACGACAAGACCCACGACCGCCTCTTCCGCGAGCTGGCCGTCGGCGCCGGGGCGGCGGGTGTCTTCCCCGTCTACGACCGCGCGCCGGAGGCGAAGTACCCCACACAGGTCGAGCAGAACTACGCGGTGGGCCAGTGGGTTCTGGAGCACGGCGCCGACCACGGCCTGGACACCTCGCGCATCGCCGTCACCGGCGAGTCGGTCGGCGGCTGCATGTCCGCCGTCTTCGCACTGATGAACAAGGAGCGCGGCGGCATCGACCTCAAGGCTCAGGTCCTGCTCTACCCGGTGGCCAACGCCGACTTCGACACCCCGTCCTACCTCCAGTTCGCCGAGGGCTACTACCTCACCCGCGACGGCATGAAGTGGTTCTGGGACGCCTACACCACCGACCCCACCCAGCGCACCGAGGTGCACGCCTCTCCGCTCCAGGCATCCCTGGACCAGCTCCGGGGGCTCCCCACCACCCTAGTCATCACCGACGAGGCCGACGTCCTGCGCGACGAGGGCGAGCAGTACGCCAACAAGCTCCGCGAGGCCGGTGTCGATGTGACTTCCGTCCGCGTGGCGGGCATGGTCCACGACTTCCTCCTCCTGGACAGCCTGCGCGACACCCGCGCGGCCAACGTAGCCCGCACACTCGCCGTCGACGCTCTGCGGACGGCACTGCACGACAGCTAG
- a CDS encoding NAD-dependent epimerase/dehydratase family protein, with the protein MDTQVDLGGLTVDTSAPVLVTGATGYVAGWIVKGLLDAGATVHAAVRDPRNTTKVQHLLDIADTSPGTLRLFASDLMREGSYLEAMQGCRVVIHTASPFTRTVQDPQRDLVDPAVHGTRNVLQTANDVDTVERVVLTSSVAAMVGDAKDVVRLPGRTVTEGTWNTTSSLTREPYSFSKTLAEKEAWRIEQGQGRWRLVTVNPGLVIGPALNADPTSESFSIARQMVSGQARFGAPRIAVAVVDVREVAYAHLAAAFLPKAQGRHLVMAETTDIVDLARRLLPAYGARYPLPRRAVPKPVAVAFAPASGLERGYLRRNIGFDLRGDTTKSRQALGVRYRPAQHSMEDMLGQLAQAEALKL; encoded by the coding sequence ATGGACACCCAGGTCGACCTCGGTGGCCTCACTGTCGACACGAGCGCTCCAGTCCTCGTCACCGGCGCCACGGGATATGTCGCAGGCTGGATCGTGAAAGGTCTGCTCGACGCCGGGGCCACCGTCCATGCGGCTGTCCGCGACCCGCGCAACACCACCAAGGTGCAGCACCTTCTCGACATCGCCGACACCTCGCCCGGCACCCTGCGCCTGTTCGCGTCCGACCTGATGCGTGAGGGCTCGTACCTCGAGGCCATGCAAGGGTGCCGCGTCGTCATCCATACCGCCTCACCTTTCACCCGCACTGTGCAAGATCCCCAGCGTGACCTCGTCGACCCGGCCGTGCACGGCACTCGCAACGTGCTCCAAACCGCGAACGACGTCGACACCGTCGAGCGAGTGGTCCTCACCAGTTCTGTCGCCGCGATGGTCGGGGACGCCAAGGACGTCGTCCGCCTCCCGGGGCGGACCGTGACTGAGGGGACCTGGAACACCACCTCGTCTCTGACCCGCGAGCCGTACAGCTTCTCCAAAACCCTGGCCGAGAAGGAGGCATGGCGCATTGAACAGGGGCAGGGCCGCTGGCGCCTTGTCACCGTCAACCCAGGCCTTGTGATCGGTCCTGCCTTGAACGCCGACCCGACCAGCGAGAGCTTCAGCATCGCGCGACAGATGGTCAGCGGCCAGGCCCGCTTCGGTGCGCCTCGCATCGCCGTCGCTGTCGTCGACGTCCGTGAGGTCGCCTACGCGCACCTGGCAGCTGCGTTTCTCCCCAAGGCCCAGGGGCGCCACCTCGTCATGGCGGAGACCACCGACATCGTCGATCTTGCACGCAGGCTCCTGCCCGCCTACGGGGCACGGTACCCGCTGCCTCGCCGAGCTGTCCCGAAACCTGTCGCTGTCGCGTTCGCTCCGGCATCTGGGCTCGAACGTGGCTATCTACGGCGCAACATCGGCTTCGATCTGCGAGGCGACACCACAAAGAGCCGGCAAGCCCTCGGCGTGCGCTACCGGCCCGCGCAACACTCCATGGAAGACATGCTCGGACAGCTCGCCCAGGCCGAAGCGTTGAAACTGTAG
- a CDS encoding NAD(P)H-quinone oxidoreductase — translation MKAVSITEHGGPEVLQWVEVEDPTPTAGEVVIDVVASALNRADVMQRWGLYPLQPGWSPYPGLEVSGRISALGEGVTGWQVGDEVCALLTGGGYAQKVAVPAGQLLTIPKGIGLTEAAGLPEVTATVWSNIVMTAGLKAGETILVHGGAGGVGTMAIQIAKALGARVVTTVGGAEKAAQARELGADVAIDYRTEDFTEHGPYDVILDVVGGDYLERNVRSLAADGRLVIIGLQNGLEGQLNLAEIVFKRASVHGTTLRTRSKQHKAEIVAEVQKNVWPMIENGTVKLVIDQTVPMADAADGHRLMEAGGHLGKILLTND, via the coding sequence GTGAAGGCTGTATCGATCACGGAGCACGGTGGTCCTGAGGTCCTGCAGTGGGTCGAGGTCGAAGACCCGACGCCCACCGCCGGTGAGGTGGTCATCGATGTGGTGGCCAGCGCTCTGAACCGGGCGGACGTCATGCAGCGCTGGGGGCTCTACCCGCTGCAGCCCGGCTGGTCGCCGTATCCGGGGCTGGAGGTCTCCGGCCGTATCAGCGCGCTGGGGGAAGGGGTGACCGGCTGGCAGGTGGGCGATGAGGTCTGCGCCCTGCTGACCGGAGGCGGCTATGCGCAGAAGGTCGCCGTTCCGGCGGGGCAGCTGCTGACGATCCCCAAGGGAATCGGACTGACAGAGGCGGCGGGTCTCCCTGAGGTCACTGCCACGGTCTGGTCCAACATTGTCATGACCGCGGGCCTGAAGGCCGGCGAGACGATCCTCGTGCACGGCGGCGCCGGCGGTGTCGGCACGATGGCGATCCAGATCGCTAAGGCCCTGGGAGCCCGCGTCGTCACGACGGTCGGCGGAGCGGAGAAGGCCGCCCAGGCCCGGGAACTGGGCGCCGATGTGGCGATCGACTACCGTACCGAGGACTTCACGGAGCACGGCCCCTACGACGTGATCCTCGATGTCGTCGGCGGTGACTACCTGGAGCGCAACGTGCGCTCCCTGGCGGCCGACGGTCGACTGGTCATCATCGGCCTGCAGAATGGCCTCGAGGGCCAGCTCAACCTCGCCGAGATCGTGTTCAAGCGGGCCTCCGTGCACGGCACCACCCTGCGGACCCGCTCCAAGCAGCACAAGGCCGAGATCGTGGCCGAGGTCCAGAAGAACGTCTGGCCCATGATCGAGAACGGCACCGTGAAACTGGTCATCGACCAGACCGTCCCGATGGCCGACGCAGCCGATGGGCACCGCCTCATGGAAGCCGGCGGCCACCTCGGCAAAATTCTCCTCACCAACGACTGA
- a CDS encoding MMPL family transporter, which yields MASRLYAWARWMIRRRRWVIATWIVLLTVVGGLGATLHGERTTEFTVPGVEAQQAQDLLKEKFPPAAGGVVRIVVAAPEGKTVTDPAQQQALDAVLRKAASVPGVITVSQPTSAGTVSADRTIAYSDVRFAEEASKVEQSAKDELSTVVQPLRDAGMQVELGGSAMLPESKAGGPAELVGVVLAFVILAVALGSVVAAGLPLVTALLGVAVGVLGTLFVSGFVQMTGTATVLALMIGLAVGIDYALFVISRHREQLSDPEMDWEESIARATATAGSAVVFAGATVVIALAALSITGIPFLTIMGLAGAGTVLIAVLVAISLLPAVLGVFGERMRPRRPKRKSKRKDRPAGAWGLAWARTVTRKPALVLLAGIVGLLALALPARDLRLGLPSYASQPEASTQHKSYDLLTEGFGPGFNATLITVLDTERIPQNQRQATVTQLRGALAADKNVAAVSRPVPSPSGGVVVMGVVPKSSPDAQATTDLVHRMRDQALKIADTGGSLYVTGQTAMAIDVAGKLGEALPLFIGVIVLLALILLAIAFRSILVPLKAALGFLLSVGASLGASVWVFQQGHLNGLLNVAATGPVTSFLPVLLTGVLFGLAMDYEVFLVSRMREHYEHSKNPAEAIAQGVSSSARVIVAAALIMVAVFGGFIFNEDPIVKAIGFALAIGVFVDAFIVRMTLVPAAMALLGRRAWSMPRWLDRLLPDVDIEGARLPAAAPAEPAAHPQTDEKTPRRKASTRV from the coding sequence ATGGCCTCACGCCTATACGCCTGGGCGCGCTGGATGATTCGCCGCCGCCGCTGGGTGATAGCCACTTGGATCGTCCTTCTCACGGTCGTCGGAGGCCTGGGAGCGACCCTTCACGGGGAGAGGACCACGGAGTTCACGGTCCCCGGTGTCGAAGCGCAGCAGGCGCAGGACCTTCTGAAGGAGAAGTTCCCTCCGGCCGCCGGTGGCGTCGTACGGATCGTCGTCGCCGCCCCTGAGGGGAAGACCGTTACGGACCCGGCGCAGCAGCAGGCGCTCGACGCCGTCCTCCGCAAGGCAGCGTCGGTGCCTGGCGTCATCACCGTCTCCCAGCCGACCTCGGCCGGTACGGTCTCGGCCGACCGGACCATCGCGTACTCCGATGTCCGTTTCGCTGAGGAAGCGTCCAAGGTCGAGCAGTCCGCCAAGGATGAACTGTCCACCGTGGTGCAGCCGCTCCGGGATGCCGGGATGCAGGTCGAGCTCGGCGGCTCGGCCATGCTGCCGGAGTCCAAGGCAGGAGGCCCGGCGGAACTGGTAGGCGTCGTCCTCGCCTTCGTGATCCTTGCCGTCGCGCTCGGCTCCGTCGTCGCGGCCGGACTGCCACTGGTGACCGCGCTCCTGGGCGTGGCCGTCGGCGTGCTCGGCACGCTGTTCGTCTCCGGCTTCGTGCAGATGACAGGCACTGCGACCGTGCTGGCGCTGATGATCGGCCTGGCGGTCGGGATCGACTACGCGCTGTTCGTCATCTCCCGGCACCGCGAGCAACTCTCCGACCCCGAGATGGACTGGGAGGAGTCGATCGCACGCGCCACCGCCACAGCCGGCAGCGCGGTTGTCTTCGCCGGAGCCACGGTCGTCATCGCGCTGGCGGCACTGTCCATCACCGGCATCCCGTTCCTCACGATCATGGGCCTGGCCGGCGCCGGCACCGTGCTGATCGCTGTCCTGGTCGCCATCAGCCTGCTTCCGGCGGTACTGGGAGTGTTCGGCGAGAGGATGCGCCCGCGCCGCCCCAAGCGGAAGAGCAAGCGCAAGGACCGCCCCGCCGGTGCCTGGGGCCTGGCCTGGGCGCGTACGGTCACCCGCAAGCCGGCCCTCGTCCTGCTCGCTGGCATCGTAGGGCTGCTGGCGCTTGCCCTGCCTGCCCGTGACCTGCGTCTTGGCCTGCCCAGCTACGCCTCACAGCCCGAGGCCAGCACACAGCACAAGAGCTACGACCTGCTCACCGAGGGCTTCGGACCCGGCTTCAACGCCACCCTCATCACCGTGCTGGACACCGAGCGCATCCCGCAGAACCAGCGGCAGGCCACCGTGACCCAGCTGCGCGGTGCGCTGGCCGCGGACAAGAACGTGGCCGCCGTCTCACGCCCGGTACCCAGCCCCTCCGGCGGCGTCGTGGTCATGGGGGTGGTCCCGAAGTCGAGCCCCGACGCTCAGGCCACGACCGATCTGGTCCACCGCATGCGTGACCAGGCCCTCAAGATCGCCGACACGGGCGGTTCCCTCTACGTCACCGGACAGACGGCCATGGCCATCGACGTCGCAGGCAAGCTCGGCGAAGCACTGCCCCTGTTCATCGGTGTCATCGTCCTCCTGGCACTGATCCTGCTGGCCATCGCCTTCCGATCGATCCTGGTACCGCTCAAGGCGGCACTCGGCTTCCTGCTCTCGGTCGGCGCGAGCCTGGGTGCCTCCGTCTGGGTCTTCCAGCAGGGTCACCTGAACGGCCTGCTCAACGTGGCAGCCACCGGACCGGTCACCAGCTTCCTCCCGGTCCTGCTCACCGGCGTGCTCTTCGGTCTCGCCATGGACTACGAGGTGTTCCTCGTGAGCCGGATGCGCGAACACTACGAACACAGCAAGAATCCGGCCGAGGCGATCGCACAGGGCGTATCCAGCAGCGCGCGGGTCATCGTGGCCGCCGCACTGATCATGGTCGCGGTCTTCGGCGGCTTCATCTTCAACGAGGACCCGATCGTCAAGGCCATCGGCTTCGCGCTCGCCATCGGCGTGTTCGTCGACGCCTTCATCGTCCGCATGACCCTCGTGCCCGCCGCCATGGCCCTGCTCGGACGACGTGCCTGGAGCATGCCCCGCTGGCTCGACCGACTACTCCCGGACGTCGACATCGAAGGCGCGCGTCTGCCGGCAGCGGCTCCGGCCGAACCTGCCGCGCACCCGCAAACCGACGAGAAGACCCCGCGTCGCAAGGCATCCACCCGGGTCTGA
- a CDS encoding TetR/AcrR family transcriptional regulator, whose translation MTGASLRERSKARRREAILTAAYELFAERGFDATSIADIAEAAEVSPRTVTLYFPTKLELAMAHFNAFVDQLAAALHARPAGQGILDTVEQWLREQAESPDKFDGLHDRMLQSNPQLKGLCRGRLTDVVQDGARLLAEEQGWRPDDFAPRILAATVASVIGELTHRSEPGDLEVAMTFIRAAAATLEPG comes from the coding sequence ATGACGGGTGCCAGCCTCAGGGAACGCAGCAAGGCTCGACGCAGGGAAGCGATCCTCACCGCCGCTTACGAGCTGTTCGCCGAGCGGGGCTTCGACGCCACGAGCATCGCCGACATCGCCGAAGCGGCCGAGGTCTCGCCGCGCACGGTCACGCTGTATTTCCCGACCAAGCTGGAACTGGCGATGGCGCACTTCAACGCATTCGTTGACCAGCTGGCCGCAGCGCTGCACGCCAGACCTGCCGGGCAGGGCATCCTCGACACCGTGGAGCAGTGGCTGCGCGAACAGGCGGAGTCCCCGGACAAGTTCGACGGGCTCCACGACCGGATGCTCCAGTCCAACCCTCAGCTCAAGGGGCTCTGCCGGGGCCGGCTGACCGACGTCGTCCAGGACGGTGCCCGGCTCCTCGCCGAAGAACAAGGCTGGCGCCCCGACGATTTCGCCCCGCGCATCCTGGCGGCCACCGTGGCAAGCGTGATCGGTGAGCTGACGCACCGATCCGAGCCGGGTGATCTGGAGGTCGCCATGACCTTCATCCGCGCCGCGGCCGCCACGCTGGAGCCAGGCTGA
- a CDS encoding NADH:flavin oxidoreductase/NADH oxidase family protein gives MTSELFSPLTLRSGQVLKNRIAKAAMEENMAGDGQLPDWQLLSLYQHWATGGTGLLITGNVMVHAEALTGPAGVVLDKDAPLEPFADWAKAAKSGGGAIWMQINHPGRQVASDMPGVVWGPSDVGVSLGKHSSRFGRPTAMTPKQIKDTVTRYAVTARRAEEAGFDGVEVHAAHGYLLSQFLSPLVNKRTDRWGGSLENRARMLLDIVRAVRAAVSPSFAVAVKLNSADFQRGGFDADDARQVIEMLEPLGVDLVELSGGSYESPAMTGRPADNRTQAREAYFLDLAKDLVKTSPIPLMLTGGITRRATADKVLDSGVAVVGMGTALAITPDLPSRWRQGREADRHMRPVTWSDKALASTASMAQVRHQMRRIARGSNPKPGTHPAIALISERRKQRVALRSYRAWLSKSQAAA, from the coding sequence ATGACCAGCGAGCTGTTCTCGCCACTGACCCTGCGCTCCGGGCAGGTCCTGAAGAACCGGATCGCGAAGGCGGCCATGGAGGAGAACATGGCCGGCGACGGCCAGCTCCCCGACTGGCAGTTGCTGTCGCTGTACCAGCACTGGGCCACTGGCGGCACCGGCCTGCTGATCACCGGCAACGTCATGGTCCACGCCGAGGCACTGACCGGCCCCGCCGGCGTCGTCCTCGACAAGGATGCACCCCTGGAGCCGTTCGCCGACTGGGCGAAGGCAGCCAAGTCCGGCGGTGGTGCGATCTGGATGCAGATCAACCACCCCGGCCGCCAGGTGGCATCCGACATGCCCGGCGTCGTGTGGGGCCCCTCCGACGTCGGCGTCTCCCTGGGCAAGCACAGCAGCCGCTTCGGCCGCCCCACCGCCATGACCCCGAAGCAGATCAAGGACACCGTGACCCGGTATGCGGTGACCGCGCGACGCGCCGAGGAAGCTGGCTTCGACGGCGTCGAGGTCCATGCCGCACACGGCTACCTCCTCTCTCAGTTCCTCTCACCCTTGGTCAACAAGCGCACCGACCGGTGGGGCGGATCGCTGGAGAACCGGGCCCGGATGCTGCTGGACATCGTCCGCGCCGTCCGCGCCGCGGTCTCGCCCTCCTTCGCCGTCGCGGTGAAGCTCAACTCCGCCGACTTCCAGCGCGGAGGCTTCGACGCCGACGACGCCCGACAGGTGATCGAGATGCTCGAACCGCTCGGTGTCGACCTGGTCGAACTCTCCGGCGGCAGCTACGAAAGCCCCGCGATGACCGGCCGCCCCGCCGACAACCGCACCCAGGCCCGCGAGGCCTACTTCCTCGACCTCGCCAAGGACCTCGTCAAGACCAGCCCCATCCCGCTGATGCTCACCGGCGGCATCACCCGGCGCGCGACAGCCGACAAGGTCCTCGACAGCGGCGTGGCGGTGGTCGGTATGGGCACCGCCCTCGCCATCACCCCCGACCTTCCCTCACGTTGGCGCCAGGGCCGCGAGGCCGACCGTCACATGCGTCCGGTGACCTGGTCCGACAAGGCCCTCGCCTCGACCGCCAGCATGGCTCAGGTCCGCCACCAGATGCGCCGCATCGCCCGCGGCAGCAACCCCAAGCCCGGCACCCACCCGGCGATCGCCCTGATCTCCGAGCGCCGCAAGCAGCGAGTGGCCCTGCGCAGCTACCGCGCCTGGCTGTCGAAGTCCCAGGCAGCGGCCTAA
- a CDS encoding acetoacetate decarboxylase family protein produces MSSTQKDAVKVSLGGREVTVPKGGLYDRYRMNPNLDEIARDPRVSSVDFFRQLPKIKVDSPIGSTLTPNFYYTMSTARLTMVAPTRAIRSRLPEELSPLEITPGLGLVSVMFFRYDVCDIDFYTEAAVGIAVKPARHGKLGFFDLVSGLKNEHLDSYVLSLPVNTDIAQVRGHDGYGFPKWVTGLDVDINDHRTSASVANDAGGVDLSLLANTPSQKAYVSGERVSSLTSYTTINGAWHSTMNQTNVLNAGTTRSTSGITLHLGEGRMSNDLRSLKPKRTIQFDVMTEGQAALHMPVPTSVRSRNK; encoded by the coding sequence ATGTCTTCAACGCAGAAGGACGCCGTCAAGGTCAGCCTGGGCGGCCGTGAGGTCACGGTCCCCAAGGGCGGCCTGTACGACCGCTACCGAATGAACCCCAACCTCGACGAGATCGCCCGCGACCCCCGCGTCAGCAGCGTGGACTTCTTCCGCCAGTTGCCCAAGATCAAGGTCGACTCTCCGATCGGTTCCACGCTCACCCCGAACTTCTACTACACGATGTCCACCGCCCGGCTCACGATGGTCGCGCCGACCCGTGCGATCCGCAGCCGTCTGCCCGAGGAGCTCTCGCCGCTGGAGATCACGCCGGGCCTCGGCCTGGTTTCGGTCATGTTCTTCCGCTATGACGTGTGCGACATCGACTTCTACACCGAAGCGGCCGTCGGCATTGCCGTCAAGCCCGCCCGGCACGGAAAGCTCGGCTTCTTCGACCTCGTCTCCGGCCTGAAGAACGAACACCTCGACTCCTACGTGCTGTCGCTGCCGGTGAACACGGACATCGCCCAGGTCCGCGGCCACGACGGCTACGGCTTCCCCAAGTGGGTCACCGGGCTCGACGTCGACATCAACGACCACCGGACGAGCGCCAGTGTGGCCAACGACGCCGGCGGAGTCGACCTGTCTCTCCTGGCGAACACCCCCTCCCAGAAGGCCTATGTGAGCGGGGAGCGCGTCAGCTCGCTCACCTCGTACACGACGATCAACGGCGCGTGGCACTCCACCATGAACCAGACCAACGTGCTGAACGCCGGCACGACGCGCAGCACCAGCGGCATCACCCTCCACCTCGGTGAGGGCCGCATGTCCAACGACCTGCGGTCGCTCAAGCCGAAGCGGACCATCCAGTTCGACGTCATGACCGAAGGCCAGGCCGCCCTCCACATGCCGGTGCCCACCTCGGTCCGGAGCCGGAACAAGTAG